The Juglans microcarpa x Juglans regia isolate MS1-56 chromosome 2D, Jm3101_v1.0, whole genome shotgun sequence DNA window CCAAAAAGCAGCTATATAGGCTTGTCGTCTACGATCCCTAGAAACATTTCCGAgctattaaattaatttaatagttATCATTTCCTAACTAGCTTTCCTAGTTAGCATTACTTTCCTAGAAACATTTCCTTGTTAGCATCGGTTAATATTATCAAacaatctcactattattttttattttattaatatttttcacatattttttattactattttattattatttaatattttattattttttttttattaatttttcattattattcacaaatattctcaaaaacttGCACTATCCGaacgtttttaatttttcagaaaatccTCATGTTTTCTTTTGAAGGTCTACTATTGATggtctcattttcttttcttttattttcttttctttttgggagaatcctcatgtttaaattatttttatcgagTACTGCAAGATCATtgagattatatatatctttattctGATATCAATTaattagggcatgtttggataataagatgaaatgagaaattattaaaagttctcacaattttcttctcaaaagtCTTTCAAGCACagaacaatttttaatttttaatttcaaatttcaaaatcttcatctaatcattacaatttttacaaattttaaaataaaacacaaaaatcaatacaactttttcaaacttaaaaaaataataataaaaagttatatttaaacaattttttaactttataatattttcattcaattttttctctatcatttttcaaaactcaataaaatattttaattcaaatcatttcactgttatttacaaaatattttattaaaatattttaattatccaAACCAATCCTTTACGTGGAGATTATGCCATCGTTAGATTTGCATATCTTCTACGTACACACCCACGTATCGTCgatttaggtatcgtttggatttgaaaatgagttgatatgagttgagatgagttgtgaataatagtgagatttgtgagttaaagttgttaaatagtaataaatagtaatgagatgagttgagatgaattgacaTGAGTTatgaatacaaaccgggcctaaaGCCCGGCAACTTGAAGCAATTGAAAGAAGGGGGATCCACAGGATCCGGCTGCACATTAGCATTACGCCTAATTGGGCCATAGTAGAATTCAAATATCTTCAGCCCAACCAATATGGGCCGTTGATACGAAATAGTGGGCCAACCTACCATTCAACCGATTTAACTACCATTCTTCCCGCGCGAGAGAGAGATACAGAGCGACCGAGTTCATTTCCCGAGTCATGAACCCAAACATCCTCCTTCTCTCTTCACCTCTCTATGGAACCAAACGTACCCACCAACTCAAGTCGCCCGGCTCACTACCCTTGAATCGGTCCCGACTCGCCTGCCATGCTCAAAGGCAAGCTCAAGCTTCCGCTCCCAGAGAAAGCCCGCCGGGTCTTCCCTGACCGGCTTGGCAGCTTGGTCGCTGGCTTCGATgacaaagaagaagataatggGGGCTCCGATATAGCATTTGAGCCTGGAGAAGAGCTCGAGACCTTTCAACCCAACGGCTTTGGATCTGATAGAGCGAGTGATGATGACAAGAAATTTCAAgaagaattagaaataaaagTCCGGCCAAGGCCCGATAAAGATGGGGCAGGCCCGGCATCGGTGTCACGAGTCATTGCGGCCGACGAGAAAAGATCAGATCTTGAATATGAGGTGTGGGATTTAAGCGTTTAATCTTTTATACGAGACAACCACTTTGATTGTAGTGAGAGAGCTTTTGTACGGGTTGGGATTTGTAGGTTTCTTTCACATTCTAAATTTGGGTAGTTTATCGGCTTAGTTGAGGTCTAGTTTAAATGTTTGGTCTCTCTCCCTTTGGTTGCCGGGAAAATGATGGAAGacgaaagaaaataaaataattaccaAAAAATGTGTTTGTGAAGATGTCGATTTAGCTAATAAGATGGAAAATACCATTCAACAGAGGATAACACCCGTGCATGTGGATaaggttttaagtttttttccattttccctACATCTTTTAAAGCACCCAAATGGAACATTTATTtgtgctttttctttttggtaaaaaaaacctttgatttttttcctttttaatcaATTAGCTTTCTCGGCCGGAgataaatttggaaaagttacaACGAATTGCTAGTACAGGGCTTCCTGATGGAGGACGTTTGCGCGCAATGGCTTGGAAGGTAAGAGAGTTCTATGCATTGGTTAGACATGTTGAAATTATTCAATAAGAATTGAaatttccaaaaagaaaagttCTCGTTATATGCAATAATTGTCTGTGCTTTTAACAGACTAAATTGGCTAAGCATAGACATCAAATGGACTTGTAGTTTTGGTTTCCAAAAATATTTGGGTATAAAATTTTGTGCAGAAAGAAGTAGACTCTGCTGAGTGTCTTAGATGATAAAGTGAACCCAACTGATGTTTAGCTATGGATTTTCAAAGTTGATGAGGAATAGTTTTAGCTGATGGCGTATTTATGCTAATATACAAATTTACTGATAGCTGATGAAAGCACGGATATTGGTGCTGCTATTTTCTAGTTTCACTACAACACAATCATATCATTGTCATATGAGGTTGTAATGGTCTAATAGgcattgaaaatatcatttgtgaaaatataagTTCTGACTTCTGATTGAACATGATACTAGAGCTGCAATCATTGGATCGTTAGGAATCGCGATTGAAGCTTTGTATCCCAACTAGGATGTCtgtcatctttctttctttctttttccttcatcgTAATTCACCTTTGCTCACCGGACTTCTTTAAAAATCAACATCAGCCTCACATCAATTGTAAAGAATGCCCCtttataaatgataaaagattTAATGGTAGCAGGTGGTAAGATGAATAAATGTGCCGTCTTACAACCAACAGAGTTATTCCTTGGCTCATAGGCTTTTCAAAGTATTTCAACAACAGaagatctttaatttttttcaccaGGAAAAAAAGTGTTATAGGGGTCTAGCCTTGTGTGTATAATATGTATGTATACGTGTCTCTATATATTACAAAATCTATAAGACAACAAATAATTCTTGAATACCATTCTTTGATCCTTGTGATTGTTTGAGTAGGAGCATTGATACTGATAGTCTGAATATGGTTTCTACCAGCTGCTCCTAGGCTACTTACCTCCTTCTCGTGACCTATGGGAAAAGGAGTTGACTGAAAATCGAAAGAAGTATGCTAATCTAAAAGAGGAGCTTCTCCAAAGTCCTGTAAGATGCTGCTCACCGACCACTTCACATCTAGTTTAGCTTCAgataaatatcttaaaaatgaCCTACATCAAAATGCATGCTTTCTGGCTAATGGAAATCTTGAATCTAGACAGTCAGAattcacaaaaagaaaagatggaACCTTTAGTTCCGACGAACAGCATGTTGACAGTGATATGGATGGGCCTCTACAGCGACAAGGAATTTCTCAAGAAGACCATCCTTTAAGCCTTGGTAAAGCAAGTGTCTGGCATGAATACTTTCAGGTACATGTCTTCTCCATTCTAAGGTTTCTTTTGAATGCCTTCTGCCATAATTGAGTTGATGtatctttttgttttcccttCTGGATGCATATATTGAGTTGATGTTTGTCAGTAAAGATCCTTTTGTTTCTAGCATACAGAGATTGTAGAACAGATTGATCGTGATTTGCAACGCACACACCCAGATATGAAATTCTTCTCAGGGGACTCATCATTTAGTAGGAAAAATAAAGTATCTCATTGCCTCATCCCTAGCCTTTCTTTAGTTTTTACTTATTTGTGAGATTTCCTACTGACATGCAGAGGCGAATTTCCATTCACAGGAAGCAATGAGAAATATTCTTATCCTGTTTGCAAAACTAAATCCAGCAATTCGTTATGTGCAAGGCATGAATGAGGTCTTGGCACCGATATACTTTGTGTTTACTACTGACACTGATGAGCAAAATGCTGTAAGGACTTTCTGCAGTTTCTTATCCTTATTTATCTactcattaatttgatttagtATATATTCAAAATCTAGTTCACTATGGCTTCAGACTGTTGTGGATTGCCAGTCTTGCGTATATCTGGAAAAAACTAATGGACTtgcagaataattttttatgctcACAGCTGACTCTATACCCGTACAGAGGATGTTTTCACCACCTAATATGTATTAGATTTTTCATGCAAACTTctttaaatcttattattcttcAAACCTTGTATGAAATTCATGATGCATCGGAGACAGATTTTTCTTAGACaaacctaaataaaaaattctgagATAAGTTGGTTTCTATTTATGCTTTCATGTTGCTGAACTGATAGACTAATGATGTCAGTCTACATCATGTTTGTTATTCCCCACAGGGAAATGTAGAAGCAGATAGTTTTTCTTGCTTTGTCAGGCTATTAAGCGACTCAGTGGATCACTTTTGTCAACAATTGGATAATAGTGCAGTTGGTATACTTTCCACTCTTTCCCGCTTATCAGAGTTATTAAAAGCCAACGATGAGGAATTGTGGTGGCATCTTGAGTTCACATCCAAggtaaaataaatcaaaatgcattATAATTGATGCTTTTTAGGATTTTATCCTAATATGTCTCATCAATATTTTAACCAAACACATATAATTTTGGTTTTAAGCTCTTCTGGAGGCCAGCTTAGTCAATTAGGAATCACTTATCTCAGGGCAGCTTGCTTATTTTACACTAAAATGTGCAGgcttatattatttgtttttttgagCAGGTGAGGCCACAATTCTATGCATTCAGGTGGATTACATTGCTACTCACTCAAGAATTCAATTTTCAAGTCATCTTAAGAATTTGGGATTCTCTTTTGGGTAATCCTTTTGGTGTTCAGGTCCTTCTCTTTTCCCCTTCCTGTCTCTCCCTTACTCACCCTAGTTGTTACTGGCCTTAATGTCTTTACTCCAATATTTTACTAGTTAATCTAGTCTCTTTGGCCATTTCCTTGAACAGAATGTTTTACCAATATATCTGAATACTCCAATCTATCTGAATGCTAATTTGTTGGAAGCAAACTTCATTGACTGCAGGACATGCTCCTACGAGTTTGTTGTGCAATGCTGCTATGTGTTAAGAGCAGGCTACTGAGCGGTGATTTTGTGGCTAACTTGAAGCTTTTACAGCACTACCCTGATATAAACATTGAATATCTTCTCCAGGTAGCTCAGGATCTCAGTCCAGACACATCTTCTTTTCGCTTATCTCCATAGATCATCACAATTGTGCTTCTGTATAGAATGTATCTTTTGACATAATTTTGTAACAACATACCGGATCTACATTATCAGTTGAGTTATTTCTAATGCATAATCACTTTTTCGAAGGGTTGATCTCGTTGATAGCCAACGGCATTCAACTCCAAGTCATATAAGCATGATTACTAAGATCTTTGTGCAAGATTACATACATGAAATATTCTTGTATACAACTTTATTCAAGCTAGAGCATATTGTCAGGGTGCCGTCGAGCAGTGGTGGCTTTTACAAAATGAGTAGATAGGTTCGGGGGGGTGTTCATTTGGCACCACAGTCATGGACTCATGCTCGAATTCTTATGCTCTACTCTTTATCTTGATTAGCCAATTGCGCAAGTCTTTTTGAGGtgaaagagcaaaaaaaaataaaaaatgctcaAAATTAGGCACTAAATTCTGGCTTTGGACCCTTGATTTTGACCCGTCGtgccaaacaaacaaaatataaatagtactatttcatcatttttctttttgatgaaGTATCCATTGAAGAGATAACCTCCACAAAACTAAAATCTTTAAACTCAGAATCAGCATTCAATCGACCCCAGAATGCCAGCAGCTCCAGCAACAAACCAACCAACTTGCAACTCAAAAGTTCAGCAAACGTAAGTAATCAAGTTTAACTGCTCATTGGAGAACCAATATAAATCGGACCGCATACTTCTGCAAGATGATGCCTAATCGAAGTACCTTTTTCGAAAACATATTGGCTCTGTATGGATCCTTAAAGGAATAAGGCTGATGAGTTTGTCTTTAACAATCATGAGCAAACCTATTGAAAAACCTTATTATTATCgttatttttcttctccctgTATTGCCACTTGCAGTTTTATTCAGAAACTGGCCGTCTTTCACGCCACCAACTGGTCGTTATGGTTGGTATTAATGGCTTGAAGGACTCGTTTTATATTCTTTCCGAcagtcagttttttttttttaacagaattAAATATGGTTCACCTAAACCACTAATTCTTGTAGACAACAGTGTTTTGAATCAACTTCCTTTCAACTCTTAACTCTCGGATTTACATTGCTTCTTACGCAAGAACTCTCTAACGTGAGCTGACTTTCTCCTCATCAAGTCAAAAGTTTTTGGTCAGCTCTTCTGCTTCATCTCCTCTTTCTTTGTTATTCGATTTTGTGGGTGTTTCGGATCCTTACCGGTGGTCCATTGTggtgtttttcttttgataactTTATTCTCAAGATTGAAATCTGAGGTCGGTCTTCTCTGGTGAGAAAATAAGCAGATCGACCAATGGCGCAACTGCTGCTGCATGGGATCCTTCACGCTACAGTCTATGAGATTGATAGGGTTTCTGGCAAAGGTTGCTGCATGGTCCTCTGCAAGGTACAGTCATTTTATTCTGAAAATTATATCCCACGATCTTCTTTCCGAGTCGTGTAAATTTGTATCGACCTTTCTCTTTTTGGGTATTTGTCCTACCTGAGTTACGTTctaaagaagaaggaaatgaaaagggttattcatctgaaaaaaaaaaaaaaaaaaactaagctCTGCTTCCTCTCTGCTTCACATGCAATGCCGCGGTAAAGACAGCAAGTCAGCCGATGAAAGACAATATACTGTAGAAAAGAGCTTGAGGACAGAGGAGTTTAAAACGATGAGAAATGTTAAATAACTATAACATTCCTCCAATGTCCAGGAAACCATATACGGGctatctcatcctatctcacctcatttcatcattataatttttttaaattttcatataaaatataataaataattcaactttttcaaatttcaaaacaataataatttaaaaaaaatattctaataatattttattcaattcatctaaaaccatttcatatttgaattctCTATCTCTAACATGTTAAGCATACTATTCGGAAACTATACcttttaatcaaaataataaaacttctCTTCGCTGATGAGATGTCTTTCATATAAACTAAGTTGATGGTGCAGTAGAATAATTATCTACTTTTTCTGTGTATTGTTTGTTTATGTTTCAGTTTTTCTCACTCTGATTCTTTTCATCAAGAACAGATTTTGGCTGACTCAAATTGTCAATGACTTTTAATGCAGCTGATGGAAAACGTAGAAACGCTGGGGTTTGGAAGAGGTAAATCCAAAATCTATGCAACAATTGATATAGAGAATACTACAGTTGCCCGTACTAGACTACTGAAAAATGAACACTCTAATCTCCAATGGTCCGAATCTTTCCACATTTACTGTGCTCATAAGGCTTCTCATATTGCGTTCTCTATCAAAGAAGATGATCCTATTGGGGCAAGAGTAATCGGTAAAGCTTATATGCCTGTTGGGGACATAGTAAGTGGTGAAGAAGTGAATAGATGGCTTAGGATCTTGAATAATAACCATAAACCTCCCCATGGAGGTCCCAAAATCCACGTGAAGTTACAGTTTTTTGATGTCACTCGAGAATGTAACTGGTCTCGGGGAATTAGAAGGAATAAATTTCCAGGAGTCCCTTTCACATTCTTTCCACAGAGACATGGTTGTAGAGTTACTCTTTACCAAGATGCTCATATCCCGGACAAATTTATCCCGAAAATCCCTCTTGCTGGGGGTAAGTACTATGAGCCACAACGATGCTGGGAAGATATCTTTGATGCCATTTCCAAAGCAAAGCATTTGATATACATTGCTGGATGGTCTGTATATACTAAGATCAAGTTGGTGAGGGACTTGAGGAGACAAAAGCCTGAAGGAGAGCTGACCTTGGGGGAGCTTCTTAAAAACAAGGCAAGTGAAGGGTTAAGGGTCTTGATGCTTGTTTGGGATGACAGAACTTCTGTAAAATTGCTAAAGAAGGATGGAGTAATGGCTACCCATGACGAAGATACGGAAAGCTATTTCCGTGACACTGGAGTACACTGTATTTTATGCCCTCGTAATCCTGACAACAGCGAAAGCATTGTTCAAGACTTGGAGGTTTCCACCATGTTCACTCATCACCAGAAGATTGTGGTGGTCGACAGTGGGATGCCCATTGGAAATTCTGGAAAGAGGAGGATAGTGAGCTTCATTGGTGGCATTGATCTTTGTGATGGGAGATATGACACTCCCTTTCATTCCATTTTCAGGACTCTATATACAGCCCACCATGATGACTTTCATCAGCCCAACTTTGCTGATGCCTCAATCAAGAAAGGTGGACCTAGGGAGCCTTGGCATGACATTCACTGCAGGTTAGAAGGACAAATTGCCTGGgatgttttattcaattttgaGCAGAGATGGATGAAGCAAGGCATAAAGGGCTTGCTTATTCGATTAAAagatttagataaaatattcaTAGGTCCATCTCCAGTTATGTATCCCGAAGACTATGACACATGGGATGTTCAATTGTTCCGATCAATTGATGGAGGAGCTGCCTTTGGCTTCCCTGATAATCCTGAGGACGCAGCCAGGGTAGGTCTTGTCACTTGGAAGGATAATGTAATTGAAAGAAGCATTCAGGATGCTTACATCAATGCCATTAGACGAGCAAAGAGTTTCATTTACATTGAAAACCAGTATTTTCTCGGAAGCTCATTTTGGTGGAATTCACAAGACCTTAAGGTTGAGCAGATTGGTGCTGTACAACTAATTCCAAAAGAGCTGTCACTAAAGATTGTTAGTAAAATTGAGGCAGGAGAAAGATTTAGTGTCTATGTCGTCATTCCAATGTGGCCAGAGGGTATCCCAAAGAGTGCAGCTGTGGAGGAAATATTGAATTGGCAAAAGAGGACAATGGAGATGATGTACAAAGACATTGCTCTGGCCCTTCAAACCAAGGGAATTGAGGCAAACCCGAAGGACTATTTGTCATTCTTTTGCCTTGGCAATCGAGAGAGGGTGAAAAGCGGAGAATATGAACCTTCGGAGAAACCAGAAAATGATACAGACTACAGCAGAGCTCAGAAAGCCAGGCGGTTCATGATATACGTTCATGCCAAGATGATGATAGGTAAATTGGTTCGTCATTGTTTTTCTTGATAGGTTGAGGTGCCTACTTTTATGTTGTTTGCTTGAAAATCTTGGAATTCCTTAGTTCCCATAACCTACGTGCATATAAATGTCAACCCAAACCTTTATGTAGAAGTCCAGATACTCACTACATATATGGTAAACTGAAAATAGtcttatgaaaatcaaatgtgCTTCAATTATAATTATGTCAACTCAAACACATCTTGAGGACTTAACTAGGTTTGGACAATGTCTGCTTTTGCAGTTGACGATGAATACATAATCATTGGATCTGCCAACATCAATCAAAGGTCAATGGATGGTGCCAGGGATTCAGAGATTGCCATGGGAGCCTATCAACCATTTCACCTAGCCACTAGTCAGCCAGCCAGGGGCCAGATCCACGGCTTCCGAATGGCATTGTGGTACGAGCACTTGGGCATGCTAGACGACTTCTTCCTCCAACCAGAGAG harbors:
- the LOC121250374 gene encoding TBC1 domain family member 13-like isoform X2 codes for the protein MLKGKLKLPLPEKARRVFPDRLGSLVAGFDDKEEDNGGSDIAFEPGEELETFQPNGFGSDRASDDDKKFQEELEIKVRPRPDKDGAGPASVSRVIAADEKRSDLEYELSRPEINLEKLQRIASTGLPDGGRLRAMAWKLLLGYLPPSRDLWEKELTENRKKYANLKEELLQSPSEFTKRKDGTFSSDEQHVDSDMDGPLQRQGISQEDHPLSLGKASVWHEYFQEAMRNILILFAKLNPAIRYVQGMNEVLAPIYFVFTTDTDEQNAGNVEADSFSCFVRLLSDSVDHFCQQLDNSAVGILSTLSRLSELLKANDEELWWHLEFTSKVRPQFYAFRWITLLLTQEFNFQVILRIWDSLLGNPFGVQDMLLRVCCAMLLCVKSRLLSGDFVANLKLLQHYPDINIEYLLQVAQDLSPDTSSFRLSP
- the LOC121250373 gene encoding phospholipase D alpha 1-like isoform X1 — translated: MAQLLLHGILHATVYEIDRVSGKGCCMVLCKLMENVETLGFGRGKSKIYATIDIENTTVARTRLLKNEHSNLQWSESFHIYCAHKASHIAFSIKEDDPIGARVIGKAYMPVGDIVSGEEVNRWLRILNNNHKPPHGGPKIHVKLQFFDVTRECNWSRGIRRNKFPGVPFTFFPQRHGCRVTLYQDAHIPDKFIPKIPLAGGKYYEPQRCWEDIFDAISKAKHLIYIAGWSVYTKIKLVRDLRRQKPEGELTLGELLKNKASEGLRVLMLVWDDRTSVKLLKKDGVMATHDEDTESYFRDTGVHCILCPRNPDNSESIVQDLEVSTMFTHHQKIVVVDSGMPIGNSGKRRIVSFIGGIDLCDGRYDTPFHSIFRTLYTAHHDDFHQPNFADASIKKGGPREPWHDIHCRLEGQIAWDVLFNFEQRWMKQGIKGLLIRLKDLDKIFIGPSPVMYPEDYDTWDVQLFRSIDGGAAFGFPDNPEDAARVGLVTWKDNVIERSIQDAYINAIRRAKSFIYIENQYFLGSSFWWNSQDLKVEQIGAVQLIPKELSLKIVSKIEAGERFSVYVVIPMWPEGIPKSAAVEEILNWQKRTMEMMYKDIALALQTKGIEANPKDYLSFFCLGNRERVKSGEYEPSEKPENDTDYSRAQKARRFMIYVHAKMMIVDDEYIIIGSANINQRSMDGARDSEIAMGAYQPFHLATSQPARGQIHGFRMALWYEHLGMLDDFFLQPESVECIQKVNQIARKYWDYYSSETLDHDLPGHLLSYPINIAENGEVTELPGTEFFPDTRAKVLGSMSMFLPPILTT
- the LOC121250373 gene encoding phospholipase D alpha 1-like isoform X2 encodes the protein MQLMENVETLGFGRGKSKIYATIDIENTTVARTRLLKNEHSNLQWSESFHIYCAHKASHIAFSIKEDDPIGARVIGKAYMPVGDIVSGEEVNRWLRILNNNHKPPHGGPKIHVKLQFFDVTRECNWSRGIRRNKFPGVPFTFFPQRHGCRVTLYQDAHIPDKFIPKIPLAGGKYYEPQRCWEDIFDAISKAKHLIYIAGWSVYTKIKLVRDLRRQKPEGELTLGELLKNKASEGLRVLMLVWDDRTSVKLLKKDGVMATHDEDTESYFRDTGVHCILCPRNPDNSESIVQDLEVSTMFTHHQKIVVVDSGMPIGNSGKRRIVSFIGGIDLCDGRYDTPFHSIFRTLYTAHHDDFHQPNFADASIKKGGPREPWHDIHCRLEGQIAWDVLFNFEQRWMKQGIKGLLIRLKDLDKIFIGPSPVMYPEDYDTWDVQLFRSIDGGAAFGFPDNPEDAARVGLVTWKDNVIERSIQDAYINAIRRAKSFIYIENQYFLGSSFWWNSQDLKVEQIGAVQLIPKELSLKIVSKIEAGERFSVYVVIPMWPEGIPKSAAVEEILNWQKRTMEMMYKDIALALQTKGIEANPKDYLSFFCLGNRERVKSGEYEPSEKPENDTDYSRAQKARRFMIYVHAKMMIVDDEYIIIGSANINQRSMDGARDSEIAMGAYQPFHLATSQPARGQIHGFRMALWYEHLGMLDDFFLQPESVECIQKVNQIARKYWDYYSSETLDHDLPGHLLSYPINIAENGEVTELPGTEFFPDTRAKVLGSMSMFLPPILTT
- the LOC121250374 gene encoding TBC domain-containing protein C1952.17c-like isoform X1; its protein translation is MLKGKLKLPLPEKARRVFPDRLGSLVAGFDDKEEDNGGSDIAFEPGEELETFQPNGFGSDRASDDDKKFQEELEIKVRPRPDKDGAGPASVSRVIAADEKRSDLEYELSRPEINLEKLQRIASTGLPDGGRLRAMAWKLLLGYLPPSRDLWEKELTENRKKYANLKEELLQSPSEFTKRKDGTFSSDEQHVDSDMDGPLQRQGISQEDHPLSLGKASVWHEYFQHTEIVEQIDRDLQRTHPDMKFFSGDSSFSRKNKEAMRNILILFAKLNPAIRYVQGMNEVLAPIYFVFTTDTDEQNAGNVEADSFSCFVRLLSDSVDHFCQQLDNSAVGILSTLSRLSELLKANDEELWWHLEFTSKVRPQFYAFRWITLLLTQEFNFQVILRIWDSLLGNPFGVQDMLLRVCCAMLLCVKSRLLSGDFVANLKLLQHYPDINIEYLLQVAQDLSPDTSSFRLSP